CGGGTCCTTCCCGGTGTTCGTGGTGGGCGCCCTGCTGTACGGCTGCGCGCAGAGCGGGCTGGGGGCGGCCCGGCAGGCGCTGCTGGCCGGCCTGGTGGAGCCGGGCCGGCGCACCGAGGTGCGGGCCTACCTGCAGTCCACCGTCAACGCGGGCCTCGCCGTCGGCGCGGCGACCGGCGGTGCGGCGCTGCACCTGGACACGCCCGCGGCGTACCGGGTGGTGCTGGGGCTGGACGTCCTGTGCTTCCTCGCCGCGGCGGTGCTGCTCGCCCGGCTGCCCGCGGTGCCGCCCACGGCGGCGGTGCCGGGCGAGCCCCGGCTGGCGGTGCTGCGCGACCGGCCGTACGCGCTGGTGGCGCTGCTGAACACGGTGATGCTGCTGTACATGCCGCTGCTGTCGCTGATCGTGCCGCTGTGGATCGTCGAGCGGACGGCCGCGCCGGACTGGCTGACCGCGGCGCTGCTGGTGCTGAACACGCTGACGGTGGTGGTCTGCCAGGTACGGGTGGCCCGGCGGGTGGACGGGCTCGCCACCGCGGCGCGCTACGTCCGGTGGGCCGGGGTGCTGCTGCTGGCCTGCTGCGCGGCCTTCGCGCTCTCGTCCTCCGGCGGTTCGGCCCGGTCGGCGGCGGCGGTGCTGCTGGTCGCGGCGGCGCTGCAGGTAGCCGGGGAGATGATGCTCGCCGCGGGCTCCTGGGAGATCGGCTTCGGGCTGGCCCCGGCCGACCGGCAGGGGCAGTACCAGGGCTTCTTCGGTTCGGGGGTGGCGGTGGCCCGCATGGTCGGCCCGGTGCTGCTCACCTCGCTGGTGCTCGGCGGCGGGACGGTCGGCTGGCTGGTGCTGGGCGGGATGTTCGCGCTGGCGGGGGCGGCGACGGCGCCCGCGGTGCGCCTCGCCGAGCGCTCCCGGGCGGCGGCCGTGCCGGCCGGGAGCGGCGACGTGGTGCCCGGGGCGGACGCCGAGCCGGCGGTCGGGGCCGCAGGGTAGGCGCCGACCGGGCGGCGGGTTACATCAGCGGGTGGTCGGGGGCCTTGGCGCTCTGCTTGAGCTCGCCGTGAGCCTTGGTCAGCAGCTGCATCGCGAGGTCGTTGAGCGCGCGCGCCCCGGCGACCTCCTCGCCCACCCTGGGCTGCGGGCTGTCGGCGTGGTGCCGGGTGCTGAAGCCGTGCGAGCGGATCTCGCTGCCGTCCGAGAGACGGACGAGCGCGACCGCCTTCGTCCGGTCGCCCTCCTCCTGGAACTCCAACTCGATGTGCCATCCGACGAGTGTGTGC
The nucleotide sequence above comes from Streptomyces sp. TLI_235. Encoded proteins:
- a CDS encoding MFS transporter is translated as MPHRGLLPPAGPARGLAGAQLTNALGDGAFLVTSALYFTRVVGLSASQIGVGLTLGWAAGALAGVPLGHLADRRGPRGVAALLAVATAAAVGVFLLAGSFPVFVVGALLYGCAQSGLGAARQALLAGLVEPGRRTEVRAYLQSTVNAGLAVGAATGGAALHLDTPAAYRVVLGLDVLCFLAAAVLLARLPAVPPTAAVPGEPRLAVLRDRPYALVALLNTVMLLYMPLLSLIVPLWIVERTAAPDWLTAALLVLNTLTVVVCQVRVARRVDGLATAARYVRWAGVLLLACCAAFALSSSGGSARSAAAVLLVAAALQVAGEMMLAAGSWEIGFGLAPADRQGQYQGFFGSGVAVARMVGPVLLTSLVLGGGTVGWLVLGGMFALAGAATAPAVRLAERSRAAAVPAGSGDVVPGADAEPAVGAAG